TGCTACCGCCCTAGTATCCACACAGTCGGCGACCTTTGCTGGGTTCTATAACCTCCCCAACTGTGCATACTCAAtctcgaggcggcaggggacATGCTAGATAGGATGATATTACTATCAAGTAACGATATTTGTTAAATATGGGGGGACAAGAAATCGATGCGGCTGCTTAAGCCGAATAAACTATTGGGAGAGTTTTATGATGGTCATCCACATCATATTCTTATCTACGCATACTATCAGTAGTATAGCTAATCCACATCTTACAACTATCTAGCGAGGAGAGACGAGTCAAAGGCTAATTAGCCTCGACGCTTCCCGTTAGATTTATACTATCAAGACTATGTTCGCTTCGCATACTCCTTTCACCCACGAGTCATTCAGGCGAACCCATGCAAGCTGCCAGGTTCCACAATTGGGCCACAGAGAATTTTTCTGATGGACGCTAAAAGTATTGAAACCGCATTGTGGAAATACTGTCGGCGGAATAAAATCAAAAATTTGGCAGCTTGTGGACTTGTGCTCAAGGGTTCCCGCCCCGGTATCGCTATCCGGCCATTGGATCCCTGGGATTGGGATCTGCGAACAGACGACGGGAGTCGTCGGGAACAccctccaaaaaaaaaaaaaaaatgttcgAGGGCTCCTCCGCAGGTCCCTCCGAAGTCTCTGCCAGTGCCGTGGTCCACTTCAGTAGTGCCGTGATGCATGAGTAGTACCGACGGTTCCCCCCGCGCAGGGGGACCAGCGAGGAtccgccagctgccgacgtCGTTTGAAAGGGGGGCCGCAGCTCGGAAGAGAGAACACCCCCCCTTGTGGAAAAACATAGAAAAAGGGGTCTTTGCCTTTTGGGTGGAGGGGGAGGTCGTGATCCATCTCGTTTATTCTCAATATCGCATGCGCATCTCAAGGCACTGATTGTGCAAGTGCTCCTCTCATCATACTCCCCTGTCACTATAGCCTGAATTAACCCCTCATCAACAATGGCACCTTTCAAAGTCTTTGAAGGCAAGCTTGCCATCGTCACCGGCGCCTCACGCAGTACGTCACctgagttttttttcttctttttttcttttatctaGATCCATCTCGTCCCCTCAAAAGCACCGACACTAACCCTCAACCCCAGGCTTCGGTGCCGTAGTGGCCGAgcactttgccagccggggCGCCAACGTGGTCATCAACTACGCCACCGAAGGCTCGACCCCCAAGGCCGAGGCCCTGGCCAAGCGCTTCGAGGCCGAGTACGGCGTCAAGGCGCTCCCCGTGCTCGCGGACCTGAGCCAGGTCGAGTCGGCACAAAAGATCGTCGACGCCACGAGGGCGCACTTTACCGACGCCGCAACGGGCCGCTTCCAGATCGACATCATCGTCAACAACGCCGCCGTGGTCAACGCGCAGGGGCTGGAGcagctggacctggacctgttCCAAACGACGTTTGACGTCAACTGCCGGGCGCCGGCGCTGCTCATCAAGGCCGCCATCCCGCACCTGCCCACCGACCGCTCCGGCCGCATCGTCAACATCTCgagcgccaccaccacctgggGCGTGTGGTGGCAGACGGCCTACGCCGGCACAAAGGGCGCCCTCGAGGCCATGACGCGCGTCTGGGCCCGCGAGCTGGCCGAGAGGGCCACCGTCAACACCGTCTCGCCCGGCCCCATGGACACGGGGCTCTACTCCAGCCTGCCCGACGAGCCGCGCGAGGCCCTTCGTCCCTTCAACACCCTGACGCCGCTGGCCAAGGCTCGCCCCGGCGTCGACAGCCCAGAGGTGCTGGACCTGGCCCAGAGCATAGGAGGGCGCCCCGGTTACCTGGAGGAGGTTGCGGGTATTGTGGGGGTTGTCTGCCTGCCCGAGAGTGGGTGGATGACAGGTAACCAGGTTGGTGCAAGTGGCGGTGGTGCTTTTGTCAGGTAAACTTTTTAAAAAACCAGTGAACAAAataacaccaaaaaaaagaaaaaaaaagaaaaagaccaaTGAAATGCAAGCCAAAGTTTGAAATTATCTATTTGACATGATCGTTGCATCCTGCTGCGATTCAGAAAAAACATGGGCATAAGCATTGGTACAAAGTACGTAACGGCTCCGCTACCTAATCTCGGAGTAAGTGGTCGGCAGCCCCACGGTGATCGGCAGAGCAGTCGCAACAGATGCCTCATCCGGCCGGGTCCCCGAAAGTCTCGTCATGGTAGAGTTTCCCTTCCCGTTCGCACCACAAGCCTCTTTGGTCATCAGGCTCACCCCCTGGCACTTGATACCCTCAAAATCCCCGCCGTCGCCGGTAGAAAGACCCAGCTGCAGGCCGCAGCCAAGCCAGTTGCTCATGTCGTTGTAGGCACACGACAGCGTGCCCTCACCGCTGGTGCAGTTCAGCTCTGCGTATCCCCGGGCGGTGAGGTTGGCCACCAGACCTCCGTCCACGAACCAGAGCGGGCTCGTCGCCATGTCGGTCTTGTTCTCCACCACTGCCACTACAGCGTTGTCCAGAGGCCCTTTGGCCCCGACGGCACATAGCCTGCCCGAGCCCCCAACTGCAAACCTAGAAGATCGAGAGGACTGACTCGTGAATAGGACCGAGTTGCCAGAGAGTCGTAGGAACCAATCGTTGATGGTTCCCCCATCCTGTGCCACCTTGATCGCAAAAGGCGTCGAGGTTTCGCCGCAGGTCTTGTCAATGGTGGCTGTGGTTGACGTTGAAGTGTTGGTGAAGCGCGGCATGGTGTTGTTCCGCCAGCGTGCCGGGTCGGTCGTGTTTGAGAAGCGCGCGCTTGATGTTCCCGTGGCGTTGAGAAAGACAAAAGGGGCTCTGACAGACGTTGCGTTGGTGTTGGCTCTAGTGGCGTTGACGTCAAAATGCGTCACGTTCAATATGGTGCTGTTGGAGCCGAACCTGACGCTAGTTGGCAGCGATCCAAATGGTAACCTTGCTGGCGATGTGCCATTGCTGGGGATGGTATTATTGCGAACATTGTTCACTGTCGAGTTCAAAGCCGAGACCCCCAATGATGAGTTTGACGCGCTCGATTCTGTGCTGTTATAAAATGGGAAAGGTGCAAGGGCAGGTTTGGCCGTGGAAACGGCATCTTCTACCACGTGGGGGGCCTTGGAACTCGTGAGTTTTGGCAGGGCGGCGCTGGTTGTTTTGCTGCTGGCGTTTACAGCAGTGGCGCCTTCTGTTTGGCTCGATCCCACCATGGTTC
This DNA window, taken from Pyricularia oryzae 70-15 chromosome 6, whole genome shotgun sequence, encodes the following:
- a CDS encoding 3-oxoacyl-[acyl-carrier-protein] reductase; this translates as MAPFKVFEGKLAIVTGASRSFGAVVAEHFASRGANVVINYATEGSTPKAEALAKRFEAEYGVKALPVLADLSQVESAQKIVDATRAHFTDAATGRFQIDIIVNNAAVVNAQGLEQLDLDLFQTTFDVNCRAPALLIKAAIPHLPTDRSGRIVNISSATTTWGVWWQTAYAGTKGALEAMTRVWARELAERATVNTVSPGPMDTGLYSSLPDEPREALRPFNTLTPLAKARPGVDSPEVLDLAQSIGGRPGYLEEVAGIVGVVCLPESGWMTGNQVGASGGGAFVR